AATCTGATCCATCAAATATTCTAGAATCTCGTTCAAATCTTTCGTAGCAACAAGTTCTTCGGTAATTCTGTACAGCGTGAGGAGATTTCTGTTGAGACGCTCTCTCCTGACTTTTGTAGGAATACGCTCGACCGTACCCGCCGTTTCCGACAGATAGTTCGTGATCATACCCAGGGGTTTCACCACAATTTCGGCTTCATTTCGATGCACAAAAGGTTGATCGGAGGTTAATGCCTTCATGTCGAGGGTTTGGGCATGAAAGTTGACCTTTTCCCGCGAATCCGGCCGGAAAAGCAGCCGAAAAGGACCCACCTGAATTACGTCTCCACTTTTTACCGTGCGTCTATTCTTGATTCTTCGACCGTTTATCCAGGTTCCGTTCCGGCTTTCAAGATCCTTGACAACAAATCTCTTGCCTTCCTGGAGAATGAGGCAATGATTTCGGGATACCATTCCATCTACCAGACGGAGGTCGCACTTTTCGTGTCGCCCCACAATTGTTTGATCACCCACAAATTCCTGGGCTATCTCCTGGCCGTCCGGTCTGAGTATAAGCAGGTTAAACATGGTCAGGCATTCTTCGGTTATCCCAGAGTCACAAATTCGATCAGTTTCGAAAGGTTTCTTCTGGCTTCTTCGCTGATGCGAACGATTTCAAATCCGCAAACATAATAGCCTCTGGAATTCTCTTTTCTGGTCCAGCGACAGATGACCTCCAGATACAAAGGAGAACTCTTGAGGTAGTCCGATGCCTGAATAACGAGGGTTTTCGTGGTGTTCTCGTCAACTCTCACCCCAAAGAGCTGAACACCTTTTTCGTTTATGTCCTGGACGAGTCCTAAAAAGCGCCGAGTTTCCGCATCATATGCAGGAATCCTGAAGAGCATGTATTTTCTTGCAGCCTGTCTTCGATTCTCCCATGAATCCATAGGGGGCTCTCCTGACCCTCTCCCAAAATTCCAGCCAAGATGAACTCATTGCCAAATAAGGAAGAGTATGTTCGGTATCGATCTCCAAAATCTCGAGGTTATTGCGGCATACCGGGAGCCGCAGTTATTTTTTCTTAACTACTTTTTTGACCTTACCTTTATGCGTGTTTTCCAGGATTCGATTCACCGATCGATTCACGAGGAATCTAAAAGAACGGATCAGGTTTTCCGGATCTTCAGCACGATTCATTCTGCTCGCAAGAGAACGACCCGCCCTGGAGATTGTCCTTGCTTGCTGATCGACCATTTTGTAGAAAGCTGCGGGGTCCTTAATCTGCAGTTGATTCAGAATGGCCGCACTGTTATCGGGCAAACCTTCGGCTCGACGCACTATGGATTTATATTGCTCATATCGCATCAAGATGAAGTGAAAAGATGCAAGCGGATCTTCGTCGGATTCGGCCAGCCTCGTGTCAAGGTAATCGGAAACTTCGAGCAAGAAACGAATAGATTCGGGGTGAGCACGCGACATACGCTTCACAACATATTCAAGTACTATTCTCATAGAGAGTGCAGCAAAATCGACGGTGACATCATCCTGAAATTTCAGACGCATCTTCTCAATTTCGCTGGCAAGAACGGTGATAGAGCGCCTGGAAATTTCCCATTCAAGAGTGAGGATTGCTTCCTGGAGTTTGCGAACCGGTGATGAAGCCCGTACTGCATGAGGTTCCGGCGCGATAACCGGTGGCTGTGCCACGTGCGCTGTTTTGGCCGGCTGCTTCTTGATAGTTCGTGTGACTTCTGACGTCGCTGCAGGTTTGGGCGCCGGTTTTGGAGCTGGTTTCGGAGCCGATCTTTGAACCGGTTTCGGTGCTGGTTTTGGAGCCTGTCTTTGAACCGGTTTTGGTGTCGGTGCAGGTTCCGACACAGTGTCACTGAGAATAGACTGCATGTGTCGCTGAATTTCCTGCGCCATTATATCGTCGTAGGAGGGTTCCGGTGTCTGGCTTTCGTGCCGATCCGGTTTGGACGGCACTGCGCGTGAAGCTGCAGATTGCTTTCTTTGGGCATGCGCCTCGACATTCCTCAGGAAATCCTCATCATCGGGCAATTCAGTTTCGCCCACTTCCAATTGCGCAGTTTCCGGTGGAGGACTATCAGGCTCCTCAACGAAGAGAGTCTCAACTGCAAGATCGATCTCACGGTCCGTTTCATCGTCACCCGATGTGATTACGCTGGAGGACGGACGTTCGGGAGTCTCATCAAAAGAGCTGACGAAAAGACTGTCTACGGCTTCATCCAGCGACGGACCTCCATAACCCGGGGGGGGCGCATTCTTGGGAGAAGCAGCTTTCGGTTCCTCATCGAGCCGCGTCCCTCCGGGAGATACTCCGCCAAATGCCTCTTCTTCAGTCGGGGCTTCTACAAAGAATGTGTCCACCGCCTGATCGATAAGGGCATCCAGATCTTCGTCCACCACTTTTGCCATAGATTCACTCTTCGGATTCACGAGGATTTGAGCTTGTGATGCACAGATTTAATCGTAATCTTGCTTATTTCTCGTAGAGTCTCGAATACGCCGGGACCCTGGAGAGCGCTC
The sequence above is a segment of the Desulfomonile tiedjei DSM 6799 genome. Coding sequences within it:
- a CDS encoding PilZ domain-containing protein, translating into MDSWENRRQAARKYMLFRIPAYDAETRRFLGLVQDINEKGVQLFGVRVDENTTKTLVIQASDYLKSSPLYLEVICRWTRKENSRGYYVCGFEIVRISEEARRNLSKLIEFVTLG